Within Deltaproteobacteria bacterium, the genomic segment AGTTCGGGTGATAGTTTCTGGCGATTCCCGCGTAGGTTTCACCTCCCCGGTCGCCGGAAACCCTGTGCAAAACATAACCACCCTCATTTTTTATCATCTTTTCAAAAGCACTATTGAAATCCGCCATTTCATCTCCTTTTGAAAGATAAGGTTTAATGCATTCCCGGGAAGGGATCGCCCCTTTCATCTTCCCAACTTACGCGAAAATCCTTGTACTGTGTTCAACTGCCAATAGACTTCGTTTACCAGACCATCACACATGTTTTTCCAGAATAATAGTGGTCAACAGACGGGTAAGAATTTCCCCTCTGTTAGCGAAAAACAACCAATTCTTGTTTGAGTCGATCACAGGGATGGAGTCCGTATGCATTTTTTGCATTTTTTCCAGCACAGTCATTACAGAAGCATTTTGTTCCACTGTTTCTTTGTTAATACCAACGATCATATCCTTAAGTCTATAATAATCTACGGCCCTGTCTTCTCTTGGCAGTTGGGCTACAAATGTACTTGATGGGATCCAACCATCGAATTTCCCTCTATGCTGAAAAACAACGAATTGCAAACCAAGAGTACTTATATATTGTTTCAGCAGATCCACTGAATACCTAGGACCATTTGACAATATCAGCGTATTGATGGTCTTTGACGGATTATTCCGGAGTTCTCGTTTCAATCTCATAAGGTAAAGCTCTGAACTCTTTCTTATTGCTCCTGCATGACCACCGACGGCTTTTATTGATATATTTTCAGTTGTTAAATCTCGGATCTCGGTTCGTTTGGCAGCCTCGCCGAGTTTCAAAAATCCCCCTATTTCCACACTCCTACCTGACTTTATGCTTTTAAGTATTATATTGTACACTTCACCGGCTTCTTGATTGAAAACCAAAAGTAAGATTACTATGAAAAAAGGCCAGACCAATTTGTTTATCAGGGGAATCCAATCGGTTATTCTTCTATCTTCGCCCATGGCCTTCCACCCTCCATTGTTTTATTTCCATCCATAAATGGTATTTCAGCGTTTCCGGGCCTTTTTCAAAATCTACCTACTACTTGAAGTCCTCCCTCAGGATCTTCTCCATGGTCTCAACCAGGAAATCGGCGTCCCTTTCGGAGAAAGGCATTGGAGGCCTGATCTTCACCACGTTGTGGTATGGACCGTCGGTCCCCAACAGGATTCCCTCCTCCCGCATACGATCGGCGATGAAGGCCGCTTCCTCGCCTGCCGGTTCAAGGGTTTCCCGGTCTTTAACGAGTTCCACACCCAGGAACAGGCCGGACCCTCGAACGTCCCCCACGATGGGATACCGCTCCACAAAAGGACGGAGGCCTTCGAGCATCCTCCGGCCGACGTGAAGGGCATGTGCCTGGAGATCTTCTTCCAGTACTACGTTAAGCACCGCCAGTCCTACCGCGCAGGATACTGTGTTTCCTCCGAAGGTACTGAAAAACTCCATTCCGTTATCAAAGGATGCCGCAATCTCGGGCGTGGTGATGACCGCGCTTAAGGGGTGCCCGTTTCCGATGGGTTTCCCGAGGACCACGATGTCGGGTACCACCCCCTGGGCCTCAAAGGCATAGAAGTGGGTTCCGATACGGCCGTATCCCGTCTGGACCTCGTCCGCTATACAGAGCCCCCCGGCTGCACGCACGTGACGGTAGACCTCGGACAGGTACCCCTCGGGGAAAAAAATCTGTCCCCCCACGCTGGGGCAGCTCTCAGCTATGAATCCCGCCGGTCCTCGGCCCTTCTCCTCCAATTCCTCGATGATCCGTTTCACGTGAAGAGCGTACTTCTTACCGGCCTCGGGATCGTCCCGCTTATAAGGACCGCGATAAGTATCGGCGATCGGAGCCCTGTGAACCCAGTCGGGAGCACCGGCTCCTCCGGGGCCGTCGTGCTTGTAAGGGCTGATATCGATCAGGGAGGTGGTATGACCGTGGTAGGCCGCCTCCAGGACGATCATATCCTTACGTTTCGTATGGGCGCGAACCAGGCGAAGTGCCAGCTCATTGCCTTCACTTGCCGAATTTACGAAGAAGCACACGCTGAGTGGCCTTGGCAAGGTGTTGCACAGCTTCTCTGCAAGCCGGTTGATGTGGTCGTGCAGGTATCTCGTATTGGTGTTCAACACCCCCATCTGGCTGCAAGCGGCCTCTACGACCCTCGGGTGGCAGTGCCCCACGTGGGGCACGTTGTTATATGCATCCAGGTATTTCCTTCCCGTCTCATCATAAAGGTACTGCATCCAGCCCCGTACCACCTTGACCGGGTCCCGGTACCCGATGCTCAAATTCCGGCCGATTCTCTTCTTCCTCTGGGCCAGGGTCTCCGCCTTGGTCGGCTCCGGAGGCGGGAAAAGTCTGTCCGGAATCCGGAGGATGAGGTTGGGATCGGGCGAGAACGCGGTCCAGACCCTGCGTTCAGCGGCCCGGCATACGCCGGGGAAATCGCAATCGAGATCAAGGGAGTCAATAATGATCTGGAAGTGGAGATGGGGGGACCAGCCGCCGTTTACATCCGGGGTTCCTATGGTCCCGACTCGGTCCCCGGCCTCCAGATGCATCCCCACCTGTAGACCTGCGATGGATTCCCGGTCCAGGTGCCCGTAAAGGGTAAAAAATGGAATGCCGTCGCTTGTTTCATGTCTCAAAAGAACGACAGGCCCGTAATCGCGTTCCTCCTTATTGTCCGCAAAGGCATGTATGATACCGGGGAGTGGA encodes:
- a CDS encoding aminotransferase class III-fold pyridoxal phosphate-dependent enzyme translates to MPLLDDTPCFSESEASEIALDLFGIRATASPLPSERDQNFLLEAEGGERYVLKIANAREERDFLETQNQALVHLEGKVPFCPKIFPSRTGTLISEVRSPDGKTHFVRLVSFLSGRPLGQISRHSSDLFQDLGRRVAQLDRALADFDHPGAHRAFHWDLARAEEVIGEYGPLIKEPEIRRLVEQCMAEFERDVRPLLPGLRKSVIHNDANDYNVIVGGGQDLYSRGQRVTGIIDFGDMVYSYTVADLAVALAYAVLDKPDPLGVAAQVVEGYHAEFPLEEPEIRALFGLVKMRLCLSASVAAWQVRQRPEDDYLVVSQGPIRKTLPVLSAIPPRFAEAVLREACGLAPVPRALVVTEWLKGRKEPYAPILGFDMEKEPCIVLDLGVGSPLVKGDPSENREPELTERIFGKMEETGALVGIGRYNEARLYHMPPFKVGEGPVGEYRTVHLGMDLFSRPGTPVHTPLPGIIHAFADNKEERDYGPVVLLRHETSDGIPFFTLYGHLDRESIAGLQVGMHLEAGDRVGTIGTPDVNGGWSPHLHFQIIIDSLDLDCDFPGVCRAAERRVWTAFSPDPNLILRIPDRLFPPPEPTKAETLAQRKKRIGRNLSIGYRDPVKVVRGWMQYLYDETGRKYLDAYNNVPHVGHCHPRVVEAACSQMGVLNTNTRYLHDHINRLAEKLCNTLPRPLSVCFFVNSASEGNELALRLVRAHTKRKDMIVLEAAYHGHTTSLIDISPYKHDGPGGAGAPDWVHRAPIADTYRGPYKRDDPEAGKKYALHVKRIIEELEEKGRGPAGFIAESCPSVGGQIFFPEGYLSEVYRHVRAAGGLCIADEVQTGYGRIGTHFYAFEAQGVVPDIVVLGKPIGNGHPLSAVITTPEIAASFDNGMEFFSTFGGNTVSCAVGLAVLNVVLEEDLQAHALHVGRRMLEGLRPFVERYPIVGDVRGSGLFLGVELVKDRETLEPAGEEAAFIADRMREEGILLGTDGPYHNVVKIRPPMPFSERDADFLVETMEKILREDFK